The following proteins are encoded in a genomic region of Saccharopolyspora antimicrobica:
- the ctaE gene encoding aa3-type cytochrome oxidase subunit III: MRRVTTAAPSISQRVHSLNRPNMVSVGTIVWLASELMFFAGLFAMFFTVKAQNEGPWPPAPTHLNLAWALPFTVILVLSSFTCQWGVFAAERGDVFGLRRWYVLTLLMGSVFVFGQAYEYVELVKHGTTIASSAYGTVFYMTTGFHGLHVIGGLVAFVFLIIRTKLSKFTPAQAIAAIVVSYYWHFVDIVWVGLFAVIYLVP, from the coding sequence ATGCGTCGCGTGACAACGGCAGCGCCCTCAATCAGTCAACGCGTGCACTCGCTGAACCGGCCGAACATGGTCAGCGTAGGCACCATCGTTTGGTTGGCCAGCGAGCTGATGTTCTTCGCTGGGCTCTTCGCCATGTTCTTCACGGTGAAGGCGCAGAACGAGGGGCCGTGGCCGCCAGCGCCGACCCATCTGAACCTCGCGTGGGCCCTCCCGTTCACGGTGATCCTGGTCCTGTCCTCGTTCACCTGCCAGTGGGGCGTGTTCGCGGCGGAGCGCGGTGACGTCTTCGGCCTCCGCCGGTGGTACGTCCTCACGCTGCTCATGGGCTCGGTCTTCGTCTTCGGCCAGGCCTACGAGTACGTCGAGCTGGTCAAGCACGGGACCACCATCGCCTCGTCGGCGTACGGCACGGTCTTCTACATGACGACCGGCTTCCACGGGCTGCACGTGATCGGCGGGCTGGTCGCCTTCGTCTTCCTGATCATCCGGACGAAGCTGAGCAAGTTCACGCCCGCGCAGGCCATCGCCGCCATCGTCGTGTCGTACTACTGGCACTTCGTGGACATCGTGTGGGTCGGCCTGTTCGCCGTGATCTACCTCGTCCCATGA